A genomic window from Fusarium oxysporum Fo47 chromosome X, complete sequence includes:
- a CDS encoding homoprotocatechuate catabolism bifunctional isomerase/decarboxylase: MSLPSFTRLIRFIAKNEPSGILIGEPVSGSADVGLALRNSQDVWAYLFTGSSILAPGNKTEKKVQVDRVFSPLAQHEVGTIRCIGLNYKQHAREVNLSLPTVPTVFLKPATSLNDPFPSPVPLPKISQLTDSADYEAELAVIIGRTCRNVTETEANDYVLGYTACNDVSSRTPQFRDSQWSFSKGFDGACPLGPTLVSHEVISDPNTLKLRGIRNGQVVQDCGIDDLIFNVPQIISYLSQDTTLPAGTVILTGTPAGVGYGWSPRQTLKAGDEFAVEILPFIGTLTNIVENSE; the protein is encoded by the exons ATGTCGCTACCCTCCTTCACCC GACTGATCCGTTTTATTGCCAAGAATGAACCCTCCGGAATCCTGATTGGTGAGCCTGTATCGGGCAGTGCGGACGTAGGGTTAGCGTTAAGGAACAGCCAAGACGTCTGGGCTTACCTTTTCACTGGGTCTTCAATCCTAGCACCAGGAAACAAGACGGAGAAAAAAGTTCAGGTTGACCGGGTGTTTTCTCCGCTTGCACAGCATGAGGTAGGCACCATTAGGTGCATTGGTCTTAAT TACAAACAGCATGCCCGAGAGGTAAACCTATCTTTACCAACCGTCCCAACAGTCTTCCT AAAGCCAGCCACCAGCCTCAATGATCCCTTCCCATCGCCGGTTCCGCTGCCGAAAATATCGCAGTTGACCGACTCGGCCGATTACGAGGCAGAACTTGCGGTAATCATTGGACGGACTTGCCGTAACGTGACAGAAACCGAAGCCAACGACTACGTTCTTGGATATACGGCCTGCAACGATGTGTCTTCTAGAACCCCCCAATTTCGAGATAGTCAGTGGTCTTTCTCCAAAGGATTTGATGGAGCTTGTCCTCTAG GCCCGACACTGGTATCTCACGAAGTCATATCTGATCCTAATACACTAAAGTTAAGAGGTATCCGAAACGGCCAGGTTGTCCAAGATTGTGGAATAGA TGACCTGATCTTCAACGTACCCCAGATTATCAGCTATTTATCTCAAGACACTACCTTGCCAGCAGGGACAGTTATTCTGACCGGAACACCTGCAGGCGTGGGATATGGATGGTCTCCACGACAGACCCTTAAGGCGGGAGACGAGTTCGCAGTGGAAATTCTACCTTTCATTGGCACACTTACAAACATTGTTGAAAACTCGGAATAG
- a CDS encoding uncharacterized protein (of unknown function-domain containing protein), with the protein MEANTAASQGLFRQYLPNLSTPRFVAMQQQDAHTYAADFKKHENPPWLYALYEHWTDLYKEPFKGVTSDGVVKQDLFGLEDNQVPMADISAAGREVLNALDETQKAKTLYHIDDPQWRTWSNPEFLLSDKGLRLDEISPQLRNKVLEVLRLTLSPEGFDKARSAMRLNGFLGDLVNAERVCNEFSYNFAIFGFPSETKPWGFSFYGHHLCLNIFLYRSQLIISPWFTGAEPNEIDAGPFAGTTILQREDRLGLKLMQSLSAVQQSKAQVYELLQDPSMPIGRWNRDDQRHLCGAYRDNRVVPYEGITISSMNEEQTRLVEAILEEFLLYLPTIPRQARLSHIRKHYDETYFCWIGGFTDTDAFYYRLQSPVIIVEFDHHSGVFLNNSEPARFHIHTLLRTPNGGDYGKALIPLIPGEEQRFVWVDRESTSDVARQNGFQEK; encoded by the coding sequence ATGGAGGCCAATACCGCAGCCAGCCAAGGATTGTTCCGCCAGTATTTGCCTAACTTGTCGACACCGCGATTCGTAGCGATGCAGCAACAAGATGCGCACACATACGCTGCCGATTTCAAGAAGCACGAAAACCCGCCATGGCTGTACGCATTATACGAGCACTGGACAGATCTTTACAAGGAGCCTTTCAAAGGTGTGACAAGTGATGGGGTTGTAAAACAAGACCTATTTGGCTTGGAGGATAACCAAGTTCCCATGGCCGATATCAGCGCAGCAGGAAGAGAAGTGCTCAATGCCTTGGACGAGACGCAAAAGGCAAAGACACTTTATCACATCGATGACCCGCAATGGCGAACATGGTCGAATCCTGAGTTCCTCTTGAGTGATAAGGGATTGAGATTAGACGAAATCAGCCCTCAATTGAGAAACAAGGTCCTCGAGGTCCTGCGGCTCACCCTTTCACCGGAGGGATTCGATAAAGCTAGATCAGCTATGCGACTAAACGGATTTCTCGGGGATTTGGTTAACGCTGAACGAGTTTGCAACGAGTTCTCCTACAACTTTGCCATCTTTGGGTTCCCTTCCGAGACTAAACCATGGGGCTTTAGCTTCTATGGTCACCACCTTTGTCTCAACATTTTCCTATATCGATCGCAACTTATTATATCGCCCTGGTTTACTGGAGCTGAGCCCAATGAGATCGACGCAGGTCCGTTCGCAGGCACGACTATTCTACAGCGAGAGGATAGACTTGGGTTGAAACTGATGCAGTCGCTATCAGCAGTGCAGCAGAGCAAAGCCCAAGTTTATGAGCTTCTACAGGACCCGTCTATGCCAATAGGGCGTTGGAATCGTGATGACCAACGGCATCTGTGTGGAGCATATAGAGATAATCGAGTGGTCCCCTACGAAGGGATCACGATATCATCTATGAACGAGGAACAAACCCGTCTGGTTGAAGCTATTCTGGAAGAATTCTTGCTATATCTACCCACTATTCCCAGACAGGCTCGACTCTCCCATATACGAAAACACTATGACGAGACGTATTTCTGCTGGATTGGCGGGTTTACTGATACCGATGCCTTTTATTATAGGCTTCAATCTCCTGTTATCATTGTCGAATTTGATCATCATTCTGGAGTTTTTCTCAATAATAGCGAGCCGGCGAGATTCCACATCCACACACTTCTTCGAACACCAAATGGCGGTGATTACGGAAAAGCATTGATTCCGTTGATTCCCGGTGAGGAGCAACGCTTCGTGTGGGTAGACAGGGAAAGTACAAGCGATGTGGCAAGACAGAATGGTTTCCAGGAGAAATAG
- a CDS encoding major facilitator superfamily domain-containing protein, with protein MTHIETTTSTRPPGTELLYDNDNIGASTNHLQYVKDKQGNHIILVPQPSTTDPNDPLRWSKAKKWIVFLNGVFYAFMGSVTGPIMAAGMIPLTQKFGVSLQKLTYANGATLICQGVGNLFWMPFAIKSGRRPVYLLSNLLMGVACIWLGIASNATYIPFVIGRAFLGLFEAPIESIVPTTITDTFFLHERGAMVSIYGLSVLSGNELGPLFSALIIQYLSMAWAFYIVAMFIGFNCLTMFFFMAETKYTNSRFSTSLEIVEQVQPDPRKICAENIEDIRRGSCNDSETQPSGPQKDSYLKELLPFRKADPEISLLKVFLRPFALVCYPTVLWASMTYGVSLGWNVIIGSTVAQLFGEQYGFDSQAQGLVFLSLFAGSIVGAWLCGSVSDSCANYLTRKNGGIREPEMRLPTMCMGTLLLLFGSLMAGLTYHYHSHWAGPVIGLGVLTAGAQIGVSLSMSYALDCHKELSVELMVTIASLKSLMAWIWTWVINDWIVSSSMLTVFMIIAAINVAVHLTTIGLYLRGKNIRIWLFEKDFLRRFKLE; from the exons ATGACCCATATCGAGACAACAACCAGCACTCGACCACCTGGGACAGAACTTCTCTACGATAACGACAATATTGGAGCATCGACAAACCATCTGCAATATGTCAAGGACAAGCAGGGAAACCACATTATTCTTGTGCCCCAGCCTTCTACCACAGACCCAAATGATCCGCTCAGATGGTCAAAAGCCAAGAAATGGATCGTTTTCCTTAATGGCGTCTTCTACGCCTTTATGGGAAGTGTTACGGGCCCAATCATGGCTGCGGGCATGATACCATTGACACAAAAATTTGGTGTTTCGCTGCAGAAGCTGACTTATGCGAACGGTGCCACTTTGATATGTCAAGGTGTTGGGAATCTCTTCTGGAT GCCCTTCGCTATCAAATCCGGCAGGCGACCAGTTTACTTGCTCTCTAATTTATTGATGGGCGTAGCATGTATCTGGCTTGGCATTGCATCGAACGCTACATACATACCTTTCGTCATCGGCCGCGCCTTTCTTGGCTTATTCGAAGCTCCCATCGAATCGATTGTCCCAACAACTATAACTGATACATTCTTTCTCCACGAGCGTGGGGCCATGGTTTCGATATATGGTCTTTCCGTTCTTAGTGGTAACGAGCTCGGGCCTTTG TTCTCGGCCCTGATCATCCAGTACCTTAGTATGGCATGGGCATTCTACATTGTAGCCATGTTCATCGGCTTCAATTGTCTCACGATGTTTTTCTTCATGGCAGAGACAAAATACACGAACTCGCGCTTCTCGACAAGCTTGGAAATTGTTGAGCAGGTTCAACCAGATCCGAGAAAGATCTGCGCTGAAAATATCGAGGATATCCGCAGAGGCTCGTGTAATGACTCGGAAACCCAGCCTTCTGGTCCGCAGAAAGACAGCTATCTCAAAGAGCTTCTACCATTTCGGAAAGCCGACCCCGAGATTTCTCTACTCAAGGTTTTCCTCCGACCATTTGCTCTTGTGTGCTATCCCACCGTGTTGTGGGCATCCATGACATACGGTGTATCGCTTGGCTGGAATGTCATAATTGGTTCCACCGTGGCCCAACTTTTCGGAGAACAATACGGATTTGACTCTCAAGCCCAGGGACTAGTTTTTCTGTCACTGTTCGCGGGTTCAATTGTTGGCGCATGGCTCTGTGGTTCTGTTTCTGACTCTTGTGCTAACTACCTTACACGCAAAAACGGTGGTATTCGAGAGCCCGAGATGAGATTGCCTACAATGTGTATGGGCACATTATTGCTGTTGTTTGGAAGCCTCATGGCAGGTCTGACATACCACTACCACTCGCATTGGGCGGGACCTGTTATAGGGTTGGGCGTATTGACTGCGGGAGCGCAGATTGGTGTTTCTCTTTCAATGAGCTATGCTCTGGACTGCCACAAGGAG CTCTCTGTGGAGTTGATGGTGACAATCGCATCTCTGAAGTCCCTCATGGCCTGGATATGGACATGGGTGATCAATGACTGGATTGTAAGCAGTAGCATGCTTACCGTCTTTATGATAATCGCCGCTATCAATGTTGCGGTTCATTTGACGACGATTGGTTTATATTTAAGGGGTAAGAACATTCGCATTTGGCTATTCGAAAAGGATTTTCTCCGGAGGTTTAAGCTGGAGTAG
- a CDS encoding FAD binding domain-containing protein: MGIAIFNRYADNKVFTPVAGKTNGHNTNDHDEAVEVPVLVVGGGPSGLLQAYLLSQLGVKVLVIERYPERLGAPKAHALCPRSLEICRQFGLDIDHIRRLGTQRDDAYWVNFLTTLSGQALGQLPYERMDMGVLNFTPEMIHNIPQPDFEEYLAEKLSDEDFVDIRKGVSFVSLTQTTDSVTTVVEERATGQLYKVRSKYVIACDGAKSKVRDYVGIGSDGEDSYETMMTIHFSANLRKVVGDRVGMLHWLFDPMASGFIIAYDLSGNAVLITNFDSDKYPVESWNEDLCRQVLKGAIGKDVTSKVLSYRPWILSRKVAKSYRQGNVFLAGDAAHSFPPTGGLGLNSGLADVHNLAFKIAHAHHAVANASILDSYTEERRHVAEVNSRQSVKNGQKIFSLLKALGTAGISDINEGRKNLLKTINDPEKMKDVDAGVEDQREHFDNLNLHIGYVYGDTQTPGHASHFKPTFRRGARLPHAWLQGSLPASVPQLKPVNLEYVKEFSADEIKARQYSTLDLCAPDAWTVLLPANDNTLNEAISSSIKNHSNLKVNTLRLGKDFDVVTGSEKLDWSSESGLSQGRALLIRPDQHIFGSFSTEIEAKELCRQISNFLGA, encoded by the exons ATGGGTATCGCAATATTCAACCGTTATGCTGATAACAAGGTCTTTACCCCTGTGGCCGGCAAAACCAATGGGCATAACACCAACGACCACGATGAAGCAGTCGAAGTGCCTGTTCTTGTGGTTGGAGGGGGTCCGAGCGGCCTACTACAAGCCTACCTCTTATCACAGCTGGGTGTAAAGGTTCTGGTTATCGAACGTTACCCAGAGAGGCTCGGAGCTCCCAAGGCTCATGCCCTATGCCCAAGGTCACTCGAGATATGCCGCCAGTTTGGTCTAGATATCGATCACATTAGGCGTCTAGGTACTCAAAGAGACGATGCATATTGGGTCAATTTCCTCACAACTTTGTCTGGTCAGGCCCTGGGACAGCTTCCATATGAGCGCATGGATATGGGAGTTCTTAACTTCACGCCTGAAATGATCCACAATATTCCTCAGCCAGACTTCGAAGAGTATCTTGCTGAGAAACTCTCAGATGAGGATTTTGTTGATATCCGAAAAGGGGTGTCGTTTGTCTCTTTGACGCAAACCACAGACTCGGTCACGACTGTGGTCGAGGAACGCGCGACAGGACAACTCTACAAAGTCAGATCTAAATACGTGATAGCCTGCGATGGGGCGAAAAGCAAAGTTCGCGACTACGTGGGCATTGGGAGCGATGGCGAAGATTCAT ATGAGACTATGATGACTATTCATTTCAGTGCCAACCTTCGGAAGGTGGTGGGTGACCGTGTGGGTATGCTTCACTGGCTATTCGACCCTATGGCATCTGGTTTTATTATTGCATATGATCTTTCAGGAAACGCCGTCCTTATCACCAATTTCGATTCCGATAAGTACCCGGTTGAATCATGGAATGAGGATCTCTGTCGACAGGTACTCAAGGGAGCGATTGGTAAAGATGTGACTTCTAAAGTATTAAGTTATCGCCCTTGGATTCTTAGCCGAAAAGTTGCAAAGTCATACCGTCAAGGAAACGTATTCCTTGCGGGAGATGCTGCTCACTCGTTTCCACCCACAGGCGGTCTAGGGCTCAACTCGGGCCTCGCAGATGTCCATAACCTTGCCTTCAAAATTGCTCACGCCCACCATGCGGTTGCCAATGCTAGTATTCTCGACTCCTATACCGAGGAGCGCAGACACGTTGCTGAGGTGAACTCACGGCAGAGTGTCAAGAATGGACAAAAGATCTTTAGTCTATTGAAAGCCCTAGGTACGGCAGGCATATCTGATATCAACGAGGGTCGAAAGAATCTGCTCAAAACCATCAACGATccggagaagatgaaggacgTTGATGCCGGGGTAGAGGACCAGCGAGAGCATTTCGATAACCTCAACTTACATATCGGTTATGTCTACGGCGATACTCAAACTCCTGGTCATGCGTCGCACTTCAAGCCTACCTTTCGTCGAGGAGCAAGGTTACCACATGCGTGGTTACAAGGCTCGCTACCAGCCTCGGTGCCACAGTTGAAGCCAGTCAATCTTGAATACGTCAAAGAGTTCAGCGCCGATGAGATCAAAGCAAGACAGTACAGCACCCTGGATCTTTGTGCTCCTGATGCGTGGACGGTTCTGTTGCCGGCAAACGACAACACGTTAAACGAAGCCATTTCCTCCAGTATCAAGAATCACAGCAACCTTAAGGTCAATACCCTCAGACTTGGTAAGGATTTTGATGTGGTGACAGGATCTGAAAAACTGGATTGGTCGAGCGAGTCTGGTTTATCTCAAGGGCGTGCTTTATTGATCCGACCAGATCAACACATATTTGGCTCTTTCAGCACGGAGATTGAAGCAAAGGAGTTGTGTCGGCAAATTAGCAATTTCCTAGGCGCGTAA
- a CDS encoding chaperonin 10-like protein has product MKEAIVKKDTSVEIIDSPIPKPGPGDVLIKVVIAGTNPKDWKIPIWLGEENNSGDDIAGIVEAVGENVVGFHKGDRVAAFHEMRTPHGAFAEYATAPYYTTFHIPDSVSFEEAATIPLAAYTSVCALFQELEIPEPWSPLAKTEAKRPLLVYGASTATGAYGIKLAAAANVHPIIAVGSQRSAFIKPFLDESKGDALVDYTAYKTEEELVKAIQEALKKGGAPDGRCWKAFDSVSEDSTIRTVTKAIAGPPDSTGRKPKLTNILMKTEVEGADPSVDVVVSKVSHVHDKDEKNKLLGVVWGAAFARGLREGWFTAHPYVIGKNGLEGLSEGLKGLKEGKTRAQKFLTVIGETPGVSA; this is encoded by the exons ATGAAGGAAGCAATCGTCAAGAAAGACACATCCGTCGAGATCATCGACTCTCCGATTCCTAAGCCAGGCCCTGGTGACGTGCTCATCAAGGTTGTCATTGCAG GCACCAACCCCAAGGATTGGAAGATCCCGATTTGGCTCGGCGAAGAAAACAACAGCGGTGACGACATCGCCGGTATTGTCGAAGCCGTAGGCGAAAATGTCGTCGGCTTCCACAAAGGCGACCGCGTAGCTGCATTCCATGAGATGAGAACTCCCCACGGTGCTTTTGCCGAGTACGCGACCGCGCCATACTACACAACTTTCCATATCCCCGATTCGGTGTCTTTCGAAGAGGCTGCTACCATCCCTCTCGCCGCGTACACTTCTGTCTGCGCTTTGTTCCAGGAGCTTGAGATCCCCGAGCCTTGGTCCCCGCTTGCCAAGACTGAGGCCAAGCGTCCTCTTCTCGTTTATGGAGCTAGCACCGCTACTGGAGCTTACGGTATCAAGCTCGCCGCAGCTGCGAATGTTCATCCGATCATTGCAGTTGGAAGCCAGCGCAGTGCATTTATCAAGCCATTCCTCGACGAGAGCAAGGGCGACGCTCTTGTTGATTACACCGCTTACAAGACTGAGGAAGAGCTGGTCAAGGCAatccaagaagctctcaagaagGGGGGTGCTCCGGATGGTCGATGCTGGAAAGCCTTTGACAGTGTGTCTGAAGATTCAACCATCAGAACTGTTACCAAGGCCATCGCCGGTCCTCCAGACTCGACTGGCCGAAAGCCAAAGCTGACCAATATCTTGATGAAGACTGAAGTCGAGGGTGCTGACCCGAGcgtcgatgttgttgtttcGAAGGTTAGCCATGTTCatgacaaggatgagaagaacaagctccttggtgttgtatGGGGTGCAGCGTTTGCTAGGGGTCTTCGAGAGGGTTGGTTCACAGCCCATCCTTACGTCATTGGTAAGAACGGCCTAGAAGGTCTCTCTGAGGGTCTGAAGGGTTTGAAGGAGGGCAAGACACGAGCTCAGAAGTTCTTGACTGTTATTGGCGAGACACCAGGAGTCAGCGCTTAA
- a CDS encoding acyl transferase/acyl hydrolase/lysophospholipase translates to MWIIKACSVLAAVCTVAADSAGPKIDFSSTTGAPQHLAAGILYGIPDNTNQIPDSLLSGFGFNYYRGAGAQVSHGWSYNEASFQQRFTSAHNNYIVTRRHNGGFVLLLNDLWGFDCSSNNNTSPGPGDNGDWSSYDKFVQAIIANVKKYNMQEGLVIDIWNEPEGSCFWGRSIDQWLQMWGRGWHQFNDAFGKNVLTSGPTLANQPGTTNSWWTQWAQFVKNNNSIPDQYVWHEEGGSGSNFEYSYGVLQQILTKYGLPQRQININEYATFNEQVPAGSAFWISQLERRNAIGLRGNWLGGTQLHDLAASLLSKPNPSNYASTGYFVNGDWWVYNYYSHNMTGQRVSTSVSSDGRLDAYAMVDTTARTARVLLGCHPPTTGTYDVTFSGLAKLGLPSSGTLQVRTWKFAVGSDVHYSRMGPPQDLGNYGHTISNGQKTRGIVERWYQRAVDLASVKTLLQRDETDFATYPELKWDAHVRHGSSLHHEEKKFIGLRKLRISSQGEDSLHRFLDLSPDEKVDLRDVPLIALGGSGGGYKVMYGFAGFISAAKKHGLWDCITWTAGVSGSCWTLAAYYTIARHDIQRLIDHYLTVASELAHPMSIHALNMVARSKRGVYFLIGPLVSKAQKSIIGLGIMDLYSTLTATYQLLSREPKGRLSRATFQWSKIWHRSGIDKGLEPMPLLAAVRRVPKYSYEPKTISAKARDVKKQPTSRQLDTVEGNNQANSTVSLNRRSKKLFQYFEISPLEVGSPDLNRYVPTWAWGRTFISGYSVDRRPEQSFSLLLGQCTSAPAGPLAECIKALLVTIPKNTMVARLVTLFNNLLQSKHFESFWGNPIRAGHDPNPFYGLERPVGMREHTSEHSMYLSRVPHQHHRGIHSSDKSFSDPVALQSHSFPPWEAQGRTRLMDSGMANNLPNHILARPERGVDVFLSFDASSDIHTGAAVQRLHHFAADFDIELRDVTQEFHNPQRNKVLSSSHASEVESRYIDHYARVFYGRRQSGQDMYIIYCPLLPNALNPDYNPTVNCVVFDIDEPHVDA, encoded by the exons ATGTGGATTATCAAGGCCTGCTCAGTCCTCGCCGCTGTCTGCACCGTAGCTGCTGACAGTGCCGGCCCCAAGATTGacttctcctccaccaccgGTGCACCTCAGCATCTCGCCGCAGGTATTCTGTACGGCATACCCGACAACACGAACCAGATTCCAGACAGTCTTCTCTCTGGCTTCGGTTTTAACTATTACCGAGGTGCAGGTGCCCAAGTCTCCCATGGATGGAGTTATAATGAGGCTAGCTTCCAGCAGCGCTTTACTAGCGCTCATAACAACTACATCGTCACGCGTCGTCACAATGGTGGCTTTGTGTTGTTGCTGAATGACCTCTGGGGCTTTGATTGCTCCTCAAATAACAATACGTCACCGGGTCCAGGTGATAATGGCGATTGGTCGTCTTATGACAAATTCGTCCAGGCTATTATTGCAAATGTCAAGAAATACAACATGCAGGAAGGTCTGGTCATTGATATATGGAACGAGCCAGAGGGGAGCTGCTTCTGGGGCCGGAGCATTGACCAGTGGCTTCAGATGTGGGGTCGCGGCTGGCATCAATTCAA TGATGCTTTTGGGAAGAACGTGTTGACGTCCGGACCAACTCTCGCCAACCAACCAGGAACAACCAATTCCTGGTGGACACAATGGGCTCAATTCGTCAAGAACAATAATTCCATCCCCGACCAATATGTATGGCACGAGGAGGGTGGTTCAGGCTCCAACTTCGAGTACAGCTACGGCGTCTTGCAACAGATACTCACTAAATACGGTCTTCCCCAACGCCaaatcaacatcaacgagtACGCCACGTTCAACGAGCAAGTCCCCGCCGGATCCGCATTCTGGATCTCTCAGCTCGAACGCCGTAATGCTATCGGTCTTCGTGGCAATTGGCTAGGAGGCACACAGCTTCACGACTTGGCTGCCAGTCTTCTCTCCAAGCCTAATCCCTCGAACTACGCTTCTACAGGGTACTTTGTCAACGGAGACTGGTGGGTGTATAATTACTACTCACACAACATGACGGGCCAGCGCGTTTCGACTTCTGTGTCTTCTGATGGTCGGCTTGATGCTTATGCGATGGTGGATACTACAGCGCGCACCGCTAGAGTATTGCTTGGCTGCCATCCGCCTACCACCGGTACTTATGATGTGACATTCTCCGGCTTGGCAAAGTTGGGTCTCCCGTCTTCTGGAACGCTTCAGGTCAGGACCTGGAAATTCGCTGTGGGCAGTGATGTGCACTACAGCCGGATGGGCCCTCCTCAGGATTTGGGTAACTATGGTCACACTATTAGCAACGGTCAG AAAACAAGGGGTATCGTTGAAAGATGGTATCAAAGAGCTGTCGACTTGGCATCTGTCAAGACACTCCTGCAGAGGGACGAGACGGACTTCGCAACATACCCTGAGCTCAAATGGGATGCTCATGTCCGACATGGCTCCTCTCTACATCatgaagaaaaaaagttCATTGGGCTTCGGAAGTTGAGAATTTCATCACAAGGAGAAGATTCGTTACATCGCTTCCTAGACCTCTCACCTGATGAGAAGGTTGACCTCAGAGATGTCCCGCTCATCGCGCTGGGCGGCTCAGGTGGGGGTTACAAGGTGATGTACGGATTTGCCGGGTTCATTTCAGCTGCCAAGAAGCATGGACTATGGGATTGTATCACCTGGACTGCCGGCGTTAGTGGAAGTTGTTGGACTCTTGCGGCTTACTATACCATCGCTCGACATGACATACAACGGTTGATCGATCATTATCTCACAGTGGCTAGTGAGCTTGCGCACCCTATGAGTATCCACGCCCTGAATATGGTTGCACGAAGCAAGAGAGGCGTCTACTTTCTGATAGGCCCTCTGGTCAGTAAAGCGCAGAAGAGCATCATTGGGCTGGGGATCATGGATCTTTACTCGACTCTTACGGCAACATATCAACTGCTGTCAAGAGAGCCAAAGGGAAGACTGAGCAGAGCGACATTTCAGTGGTCCAAGATCTGGCATCGATCGGGTATCGATAAGGGACTGGAGCCAATGCCGCTTCTCGCAGCCGTGAGGCGCGTGCCGAAGTATTCATATGAGCCAAAGACAATCTCCGCCAAGGCCAGGGATGTCAAGAAACAGCCAACATCTCGACAGCTTGACACTGTCGAAGGAAATAATCAAGCAAATTCAACAGTATCTCTGAACAGACGGTCTAAAAAGCTCTTCCAGTATTTCGAAATCTCACCTCTCGAAGTCGGTAGTCCAGACCTCAACCGTTACGTCCCAACTTGGGCATGGGGGCGAACCTTCATTTCTGGGTATTCCGTGGATCGTCGTCCTGAGCAGTCCTTCTCGCTCTTGCTGGGCCAGTGTACCAGTGCTCCAGCGGGTCCTTTGGCAGAGTGCATCAAAGCTCTCTTGGTCACCATACCCAAGAACACAATGGTGGCACGCTTGGTCACCCTCTTCAATAACTTACTCCAGTCGAAGCACTTTGAGAGCTTTTGGGGAAATCCCATTCGTGCGGGCCACGACCCGAATCCTTTTTATGGACTTGAAAGACCTGTAGGAATGCGAGAGCACACCTCGGAGCACTCTATGTACCTGTCGCGGGTGCCTCATCAGCATCACAGAGGGATACACAGCAGCGACAAATCCTTTTCCGATCCTGTAGCCTTGCAGTCGCATTCATTCCCGCCGTGGGAAGCACAAGGACGTACAAGGCTCATGGACTCAGGCATGGCCAATAATCTTCCCAATCATATCCTCGCTCGGCCAGAACGGGGTGTCGACGTTTTCCTATCTTTCGATGCATCTTCAGATATCCATACCGGAGCAGCTGTTCAGCGGCTTCACCACTTCGCCGCCGACTTTGACATTGAGCTGAGAGATGTGACGCAGGAGTTCCACAACCCACAGCGGAATAAAGTCTTATCTTCAAGTCACGCGTCGGAAGTCGAATCTCGATACATAGATCACTACGCCAGAGTCTTCTATGGAAGAAGACAGAGTGGGCAAGATATGTACATTATTTACTGCCCGCTCCTGCCCAATGCCTTGAACCCGGATTACAACCCTACGGTAA ACTGCGTCGTTTTCGACATCGACGAACCTCATGTGGACGCCTGA